One segment of Tetrapisispora phaffii CBS 4417 chromosome 1, complete genome DNA contains the following:
- the KCS1 gene encoding inositol polyphosphate kinase KCS1 (similar to Saccharomyces cerevisiae KCS1 (YDR017C); ancestral locus Anc_3.240) yields MENRSQTAGNNKKDKNNSNVIAESFHLGPSTEIVKRNDNNFNMHLYPSTPNFRSNSVSKDIRKNNSSNFLKGRKASTYLRIFTEDQNSNQDETISDNQGDIYNNSDCSNNSNISVTGNILRLANRKSVTNIGTNSDNNKPFSLPKTIEFSNMDKSFDSVTESLSHIDKLRITTKSNDIGSHKIKPVDSNGLDDSCNTIFDSNRNTAAKIPLTPISSATYYPHKLQDGEEEEDEDFIGNINEEQHIVAVDKNSILNKDKIQTKNEDDKDIFKVISEDPKELQIKTYNETDSKIVDSNDKINKSNTGSDVYVNKGDKDEDEDGHEYPLAVELQPFTQTVGGHTAIFRFSKRAVCKALVNRENKWYETIELRHKDLLAFMPRYIGVLNVRQHFRSREDFLREVSRTKVTKKGKKMEKEKKFENLVNSVSSNSVAASKGEDIRTALSGTHVPSNVTNQMQLSKTMSDISENAERLEMKFKKQKEHKKQSKICQPNMWPEVLLDDNKHIIPESLWDRYANFPNPALNHKHHYPYSRPADYDAYIADSSNSTNQLAKTDPIDDDMSKQSLQKKVSHKASTSYESNEVRFSCDSGSTSVNTKLQELVLKEVFAPKQLRRNKSQPNVMHNMTSDISSAALKLTDESTTSVPRDTDQACNINQNSVSALGDQRTGVKETLSNTSNADVEFSNNSPLLNKVDQSCISTNVGSPHSVMDLEQLYKKETARVNFKNEKNASIKLALLTSHDSHENVSVVNKDKITLSTLTDKANDSDISDPNISATLVIQENTEHKVSNDCLGSKSKYNSMIDETENISFEENSGTIVSKFILLEDLTRNMKKPCALDLKMGTRQYGVDATISKQLSQTKKCLNTTSRKLGVRICGLKIWDKDYYICRDKYFGRRVKIGWQFARTIARFFYNGSQNSSILMQIPNIISQLDELLVVLKKLVGYRLYGASILLLYDGVQKDLIKNKCKVKLIDFARGVTKDDIDEGLEKFCIPPRSPGTEDRGFIRGVKSLKFYLNLIWNYLTNDAQMVFGEEELYNHVFNNPDPVLRERYFSNWDWLDDFDKENENEANDSSSALRQTWRKYELIFDVEPIYDDDENVSD; encoded by the coding sequence ATGGAGAATAGAAGTCAGACGGctggtaataataaaaaggaTAAGAATAATAGTAATGTAATTGCGGAAAGTTTCCATTTAGGTCCTTCTACTGAAATAGTCAAAAGAAACGacaacaatttcaatatgCATTTATACCCATCTACTCCAAACTTCAGATCCAATTCAGTTTCGAAAGATATCAGAAAAAACAATTCTTCGAATTTTTTGAAAGGTAGGAAGGCAAGTACATATTTGAGAATTTTTACAGAAGACCAAAATAGTAACCAAGATGAAACAATATCGGATAATCAAGGTGACATTTACAACAATAGTGATTGTAGTAATAATTCCAATATATCAGTTACTGGGAATATCCTACGGCTTGCAAATCGAAAATCGGTTACAAATATTGGAACAAAttcagataataataaaccGTTTTCATTACCCAAAACTATTGAATTCAGTAATATGGACAAATCATTTGATTCTGTTACGGAATCACTTTCGCATATTGACAAGCTACGTATCACTACTAAGTCAAATGACATCGGTAGTCATAAAATCAAACCAGTCGATTCTAATGGTCTAGACGACAGTTGTAACACTATATTTGACAGTAATAGAAACACTGCAGCTAAAATACCATTAACCCCAATATCGTCGGCAACATATTATCCACATAAGTTACAGGATGgagaagaggaagaagatgaGGATTTTATCggaaatattaatgaagaaCAACATATAGTCGCAGTTGATAAAAATAGcatattaaataaagataaaattcaaaccaagaatgaagatgataaGGATATTTTCAAGGTCATATCTGAAGATCCTAAAGAACTTCAGATAAAGACATATAATGAAACTGATAGTAAAATTGTTGATTCTAATGACAAAATTAACAAGTCTAACACTGGCAGTGATGTTTATGTAAATAAAGGCGataaagatgaagatgaagatggCCATGAATATCCATTGGCTGTTGAATTACAACCATTTACTCAAACAGTTGGTGGACATACTGCTATCTTTAGATTTTCGAAAAGAGCAGTGTGTAAGGCACTAGTAAACAGAGAAAATAAGTGGTAtgaaacaattgaattaagACATAAAGATTTACTGGCTTTTATGCCTCGGTATATTGGCGTATTAAACGTCAGACAGCATTTCAGATCCAGAGAAGATTTTTTAAGAGAAGTCTCTAGAACTAAAGTTACAAAAAAAGGGAAAAAAATGGAGAAGGAAAAAAAGTTTGAAAACTTAGTAAATTCTGTTTCAAGCAACAGTGTAGCAGCGTCAAAGGGTGAAGATATCAGAACAGCATTGTCTGGAACACATGTACCTTCAAATGTCACTAATCAAATGCAGCTAAGCAAAACAATGTCCGATATTTCTGAGAACGCAGAAAGattagaaatgaaatttaaaaaacagAAGGAACATAAGAAACAGAGTAAAATATGTCAACCAAATATGTGGCCTGAAGttttattagatgataACAAGCATATAATTCCAGAATCATTATGGGACAGATATGCCAACTTCCCAAACCCTGCATTAAATCATAAACACCATTATCCATATTCTAGACCAGCGGATTATGACGCCTATATAGCTGATAGCTCTAATTCAACCAATCAACTCGCTAAAACAGACCCTATAGACGACGATATGAGTAAACAATCTTTACAGAAGAAAGTATCCCATAAGGCTTCAACCAGTTATGAATCAAACGAAGTGAGATTCAGTTGTGACTCAGGTTCTACTTCGGTTAATACAAAATTACAAGAGTTAGTACTGAAAGAAGTCTTTGCACCTAAACAGTTGAGGAGAAATAAAAGTCAGCCTAATGTAATGCACAACATGACATCAGATATATCATCAGCAGCCTTGAAATTAACTGATGAATCTACAACCAGTGTACCTAGAGACACTGATCAAGCTTGTAATATAAATCAGAATTCAGTTTCAGCTCTTGGTGACCAACGAACAGGAGTAAAGGAAACTTTATCTAACACTTCAAATGCAGATGTTGAGTTTAGTAACAATAGCCCGTTACTTAATAAAGTTGATCAAAGTTGCATTTCGACTAATGTTGGATCTCCACATTCAGTTATGGATTTAGAACAGTTATATAAAAAGGAAACTGCAAGagttaatttcaaaaacgAAAAGAATGCATCGATAAAACTAGCACTATTAACGTCACATGATTCTCATGAAAATGTTTCAGTGGTTAATAAGGACAAGATTACATTGTCTACTTTAACTGATAAAGCAAATGACAGTGACATTAGTGACCCGAACATCTCAGCTACTTTGGTGATACAGGAAAATACTGAGCATAAAGTTAGTAATGACTGCTTAGGGAGCAAGTCTAAATACAACAGTATGATAGATGAAACcgaaaatatttcattcgAAGAAAATTCGGGTACAATTGtttctaaatttatattattagaagatttAACAAGAAATATGAAGAAGCCATGTGCGCTAGACTTGAAGATGGGAACTAGACAATATGGTGTGGATGCAACTATTTCAAAGCAGCTGTCTCAAACTAAAAAGTGTTTAAATACTACATCACGTAAATTAGGTGTGCGTATTTGTGGCTTAAAAATCTGGGATAAAGATTATTACATTTGTAgagataaatattttggaaGAAGAGTGAAAATAGGATGGCAATTTGCTAGAACTATCGCTAGATTTTTCTACAATGGTTCTCAAAATTCTAGTATCTTAATGCAAATTCCCAACATCATCTCACAAttagatgaattattagttGTTTTAAAGAAGCTAGTTGGATATAGATTATACGGAGcttcaatattattgttatacGATGGTGTTCaaaaagatttaattaaaaataaatgtaaaGTTAAATTGATAGATTTTGCAAGAGGTGTAACTAAAGATGATATTGACGAAGGATTGGAAAAATTTTGCATTCCACCAAGATCACCTGGAACAGAGGATCGTGGGTTCATTAGAGGTGTCAAaagtttaaaattttaCTTAAATTTGATCTGGAATTACCTAACAAATGATGCTCAAATGGTCTTTGGAGAGGAAGAATTGTATAATCACGTTTTTAACAACCCTGATCCAGTATTGAGGGAACGATATTTTAGTAATTGGGATTGGTTAGATgattttgataaagaaaatgagaATGAAGCTAACGATTCCTCCAGTGCATTAAGACAAACATGGAGAAAATATGAATTGATTTTCGATGTTGAACCAATATATGATGACGACGAAAACGTTAGTGattga
- the DAD1 gene encoding Dad1p (similar to Saccharomyces cerevisiae DAD1 (YDR016C); ancestral locus Anc_3.239) yields the protein MSTEAKGSNDSIDSGINTSNNLFIDRAEEYNDELFVEKRDILLQDITNTMDSILNSLNGLNISLESSISLGSQFESVCELWKSFYNNNNNNSNDNSTDDNKKSNNSTNSDVGTDAD from the coding sequence ATGTCTACCGAAGCTAAAGGAAGTAATGATTCTATTGATAGTGGAATCAACACAAGtaataatttgtttattgACAGAGCTGAAGAGtataatgatgaattgTTTGTTGAGAAGAGAGATATATTGTTACAAGATATAACAAACACGATGGACTCAATACTTAATAGTTTAAACggtttaaatatatcattagAAAGTTCAATTTCGTTAGGTAGTCAATTTGAGTCTGTATGTGAGCTTTGGAAATCTTTctataacaataataacaataacagTAATGATAATAGCACTGACGATAATAAGAAAAGTAATAACAGTACCAACTCAGATGTTGGTACTGATGCTGATTGA
- the HMT1 gene encoding protein-arginine omega-N methyltransferase HMT1 (similar to Saccharomyces cerevisiae HMT1 (YBR034C); ancestral locus Anc_3.233) has protein sequence MSKTTVNQSATVKENLADTEQHYFNSYDHYGIHEEMLQDTVRTLSYRNAIIQNKDFFKDKIVLDVGCGTGILSMFAAKHGAKHVIGVDMSSIIEMAGRLVEINGYSDKITLLRGKLEDIDLPFPKVDIIISEWMGYFLLYESMLDTVLYARDKYLVEGGLIFPDKCSIHVAGLEDSHYKTEKLDYWQDVYGFDYSPFIPLVMREPIVDTVDNAAVNTSKNKIIEFDLNTVTLDDLVFSVPFKIISKRHDYINGLITWFDIEFPAPKGKKAITFSTGAHAPYTHWKQTVFYLADDLECEVGDVLEGQITSIPNKRNNRDLDITIEYEFKAEGVEKEERSKKNKNTYIMH, from the coding sequence ATGAGTAAAACTACTGTTAACCAATCTGCTACAGTTAAAGAGAACCTAGCTGATACTGAACAGCACTATTTCAATTCTTACGACCATTATGGTATTCACGAGGAAATGTTACAAGATACTGTTCGTACTTTATCTTACAGAAATGCTATCATTCAAAACAAAGATTTCTTCaaagataaaattgttttagaTGTCGGTTGTGGTACTGGTATTTTGTCTATGTTTGCTGCTAAACATGGTGCTAAACATGTCATTGGTGTCGATATGTCTTCTATTATTGAAATGGCCGGAAGATTAGTTGAAATTAACGGTTATTCCGATAAGATTACTTTACTACGTGGTAAATTGGAAGATATCGACTTACCATTTCCAAAGgttgatattattatatctgAATGGATGGGTTATTTCTTACTATATGAGAGTATGTTAGATACTGTGCTATATGCTCgtgataaatatttagtaGAAGGTGGTTTAATTTTCCCAGATAAATGTTCAATTCACGTGGCTGGTTTAGAAGATTCCCATTACAAAACTGAAAAGTTGGATTATTGGCAAGATGTATATGGTTTTGATTATTCGCCATTCATTCCATTAGTTATGAGAGAACCAATCGTGGACACCGTTGATAATGCAGCTGTCAACAcctcaaaaaataaaattattgaattcgACTTGAATACTGTAACACTTGATGACTTAGTCTTTTCAGTTCCATTCAAGATAATTTCTAAAAGACATGATTACATCAATGGTTTAATTACTTGGTTTGACATTGAATTTCCAGCTCCAAAGGGTAAGAAAGCCATCACTTTCTCCACCGGTGCTCACGCCCCATACACTCATTGGAAACAAACTGTATTTTACCTTGCCGATGACTTAGAATGTGAAGTTGGTGACGTTTTAGAAGGTCAAATAACTTCAATTCcaaacaaaagaaataacaGAGATCTGGACATTACCATCGAATACGAATTCAAAGCCGAAGGTGTCGAAAAAGAAGAGAGAtctaaaaagaataaaaatacgTACATCATGCATTGA
- the CDS1 gene encoding phosphatidate cytidylyltransferase (similar to Saccharomyces cerevisiae CDS1 (YBR029C); ancestral locus Anc_3.230), translated as MAKKKNASKNKSNPNSKGTSSKEVKQQANQPVKAESKKYNFLIRTIWTFVMIAGFFATLASGHIYCILLITLCQVFAFKEIIAVTGASGSEKNLPLTKTLNWYFLVTILYYLDGKTLFIFFHDFLFDHPLLSSIVSHHKIICYFMYLLGIVFFVCTLRKGFLKFQFGSFCITHVVLLLIVFQAHLIIKNVISGLFWFLVPCGLVIINDIFAYLCGITFGRTRLIEISPKKTLEGFVGAWFFTAIGSIILTRLLLPFDYLKCPVQDINTNFFSNLTCDLNPVFLAQQYKLPPMVFDAFGLSIVTIRPIYFHVLNLATFASLFAPFGGFFASGLKRTFKVKDFGDSIPGHGGITDRIDCQFIMGSFTNLYFETFISENRITVETVISTILMNFDDKQILELMTSLATLLFKKGSIKENSFKKLTKLLTEVNK; from the coding sequence atggcaaagaagaagaatgCTTCCAAGAATAAATCCAATCCTAATTCTAAAGGAACTTCTTCCAAGGAAGTAAAGCAACAGGCCAATCAGCCTGTTAAGGCTGAAAGTAAGAAATATAACTTTCTTATCAGAACAATCTGGACATTTGTTATGATTGCTGGGTTTTTTGCAACTTTAGCTTCTGGTCACATCTACTGTATACTATTGATAACATTATGTCAAGTGTTCGCtttcaaagaaattattGCTGTAACTGGTGCATCAGGTAGTGAAAAGAATTTACCATTGACAAAGACTTTGAACTGGTACTTTTTGGtaacaattttatattacttAGATGGTAAAACtttgttcattttcttcCATGACTTCTTATTTGACCATCCATTGTTATCATCGATCGTATCGCATCATAAAATAATCTGTTACTTTATGTATCTATTGggaattgttttttttgtttgtaCATTAAGAAAAGGCTTCCTAAAGTTCCAATTTGGTTCATTTTGCATTACTCACGTTGTTTTACTTTTAATTGTCTTCCAAGCTCATTTGATCATTAAGAATGTGATTAGTGGTTTATTCTGGTTTTTAGTTCCATGCGGTTTAGTTATcattaatgatatatttgcCTATCTATGTGGTATAACTTTTGGTCGTACTAGATTGATCGAAATATCACCAAAGAAAACTTTGGAAGGTTTCGTGGGTGCATGGTTCTTTACAGCTATTGGTAGTATTATTTTAACCAGATTATTGTTGCCTTTCGACTATTTGAAGTGTCCTGTTCAAGATATCAATACAAACTTCTTCAGTAACTTAACCTGTGATTTAAACCCTGTATTTTTAGCACAACAATACAAGTTACCCCCAATGGTGTTTGATGCATTTGGTTTATCAATTGTCACAATTAGACCAATTTATTTCCATGTATTGAACTTAGCTACTTTTGCATCCTTATTTGCTCCATTTGGTGGCTTTTTTGCATCTGGTTTAAAGAGAACGTTTAAAGTAAAAGATTTCGGTGACTCAATTCCAGGACATGGTGGCATTACAGACAGAATCGATTGTCAATTCATTATGGGATCATTTACTAACTTATACTTCGAAACTTTTATCAGTGAGAATAGAATAACCGTAGAAACTGTCATATCAAcaattttgatgaatttcGATGATAAACAAATCTTAGAATTGATGACCTCATTAGCAACGTTGTTGTTCAAGAAGGGCTCTATTAAGGAAAATTCATTCAAGAAGCTAACCAAATTATTAACAGAAGTTAATAAGTAA
- the YPK3 gene encoding putative protein kinase YPK3 (similar to Saccharomyces cerevisiae YBR028C; ancestral locus Anc_3.229): MIFSLDEELESLSLNKTPGNAIESDNESPIDDNFLPVSSKPIFGSDSRGRRRSSVYEKLQVMKPTGSKNLEIPTFSTSLSSSVISRGGVILNLSEDGNIGIKDLSRNINDFKPVRVLGKGAYGKVILVKDKKSKKLYAMKQLKKAEIVIVDDNNGNNNISDSETTIAHTLSQKIKSETNLTKRIERTFAEKVILSELEHPNIVKLFYAFHDHSKLYLILQYIPGGELFFHLKEQGTLNEDVVAFYGAEISCALKFLHEKGIVYRDLKPENCLLNYTGHLVLTDFGLSKKGVKKEIPGADEDVAELYSIIGTPEYCAPEILEGLPYTQNCDWYSLGCLIYDMLVGKPPFVGANHKIILNKIKKDKTGAKIPYYLSDGMKDILCWLLKKDCSKRWDVDKYWKESQHSKKIEKKNKKERVLIFQSHFIFRKINWFLMENGDLQRTSMGPIVPLITDWELAENFDEVFTSMSYTDDEFEMPSDTFENAVDIKEKKNMNDLFKGFSYKASGSYLERYF, encoded by the coding sequence atgatatttagtttagatgaagaattagagAGTTTGTCATTAAATAAGACTCCTGGAAACGCAATAGAAAGTGACAATGAGTCACCTATAGATGACAATTTTCTACCTGTCAGTTCAAAACCTATTTTTGGATCAGACAGTAGAGGGAGGAGAAGATCATCTGTATATGAGAAACTTCAGGTAATGAAACCAACTggttcaaaaaatttagaaatcCCAACTTTTAGTACATCGTTGTCATCTTCTGTTATTTCTAGAGGTGGAGTAATTTTGAATCTAAGTGAAGACGGTAATATTGGAATTAAAGATTTAAGTAGGAACATTAATGATTTCAAGCCTGTTAGGGTGTTAGGTAAGGGCGCCTATGGTAAAGTTATCCTtgttaaagataaaaaatcGAAAAAACTTTATGCGATGAAACAACTGAAGAAAGCAGAAATTGTAATAGtagatgataataatggcaataataatattagtGATAGTGAAACGACAATTGCTCATACATTATCtcaaaaaatcaaatcGGAAActaatttaacaaaacGTATAGAAAGAACATTTGCCGAAAAGGTAATTTTATCTGAACTAGAACATCCAAACattgtaaaattattttatgcATTTCACGATCATTCAAAGCTATATCttatattacaatatattCCAGGTGGTGAATTATTTTTCCATCTGAAAGAACAAGGAACTTTAAATGAAGATGTAGTAGCATTTTATGGTGCAGAGATAAGTTGTGCTTTGAAATTTCTTCATGAAAAAGGTATTGTTTACAGAGATTTAAAGCCTGAAAATTgtttattgaattatacAGGGCATTTAGTATTGACAGATTTTGGCTTAAGTAAAAAGGGTGTCAAGAAAGAGATTCCGGGCGCAGATGAAGATGTTGCTGAACTGTATTCCATTATTGGAACGCCAGAATATTGTGCACCAGAAATATTGGAAGGATTGCCATATACTCAAAATTGTGATTGGTATTCATTGGGTTGTTTAATATATGATATGTTAGTTGGTAAGCCTCCGTTTGTAGGCGCTAATCATAAGATTAtcttaaataaaatcaaaaaagaTAAGACTGGAGCAAAGATCCCGTACTATTTAAGTGACGGTATGAAGGATATATTATGTTGgttattgaagaaagatTGCTCCAAGAGATGGGATGTCGATAAATATTGGAAAGAATCTCAACATTCTAAGAAGAtagagaaaaaaaataagaaagaaagagtactaatatttcaatcacattttatattcagAAAAATTAACTGGTTTCTAATGGAAAATGGTGATTTACAAAGAACAAGCATGGGACCCATTGTTCCATTAATCACAGATTGGGAACTGGctgaaaattttgatgaGGTATTTACATCGATGTCATATACTGATGATGAGTTTGAGATGCCGTCTGATACTTTTGAAAACGCTGTCGATATtaaagagaagaagaatatgaatgatttatttaaaggATTTAGTTATAAAGCCAGTGGGAGTTATTTagaaagatatttttaa
- the CSG2 gene encoding mannosylinositol phosphorylceramide synthase regulatory subunit (similar to Saccharomyces cerevisiae CSG2 (YBR036C); ancestral locus Anc_3.227), giving the protein MNVNIYWISAVIGYVVETKCLSSIHNFNNDQNLANNTNNSITVYLTFLYFATWLLVFPLSKLLPDYSIRKHILPITNDEPIDIDGSNSHDVERNNNNNDNNDNNNNNNDNEMNIQQHSTDIQENRISNSFASTSSLSTPTPQKEQQDQQKSPSKSDLNGENQQMFSNEINENNVQQFTDSTEGLGIGQEDIELNAIPSHPQERLRRNPRQRRRLSISRRAQGWRKTRYFFKLLLLSILILIPVFAFLSSLSIAPAFDISLIQSTSIFEITILLYGICGLSRRKSVFRNYIIMMIALSGVLVVSYTKATCDLLAGKLSINKETGELNDPFLFDRLKGTLICGLGSLPVGPFAVLYNRWFNKNKSTLVKQGNHLAWIGLINMCILLPFFPKLSSETASLLYSGKSFWLPIFASIVFGAVPHLLSLLFLNRNTIPEYAPTTALGAIIVMGLAEWICEPNQTYIVRWEVIGYLALAICCIILSVSFFKLRHFH; this is encoded by the coding sequence ATGAACgttaatatttattggaTTAGTGCGGTGATTGGTTATGTAGTTGAGACAAAATGTTTGTCTTCTATTcacaattttaataatgatcaAAATTTGGctaataatacaaataattcaatcaCTGTTTATTTAACTTTTCTTTACTTTGCTACTTGGTTACTAGTATTTCCATTATCAAAACTACTACCTGATTACAGCATAAGAAAACATATATTACCTATTACAAATGATGAACCAATAGATATTGATGGTAGCAATAGTCATGATGTTGAGAgaaacaataacaataatgataataatgataacaataataacaacaatgataatgaaatgaatataCAACAACACTCCACTGACATCCAAGAAAATAgaatatcaaattcatttgCTTCTACTTCATCTTTATCAACTCCTACTCCACAAAAAGAACAACAAGATCAACAAAAATCACCATCTAAAAGTGATTTAAATGGTGAAAATCAGCAAATGTTCagtaatgaaattaatgaaaataatgttcAACAGTTCACTGACAGTACTGAGGGACTTGGCATCGGACAAGAGgatattgaattaaatgCGATCCCTTCTCATCCTCAAGAAAGGTTAAGACGTAATCCAAGACAAAGACGTAGACTTTCAATCAGTAGAAGAGCACAAGGTTGGAGGAAAacaagatatttttttaaattgttgttgctatcaattttgattttaatcCCGGTTTTTGCTTTCTTATCGTCTCTCTCCATTGCTCCTGcttttgatatttctttaattcaAAGTACTTCAATCTTTGaaataacaattttattatacgGTATTTGTGGTTTATCCAGAAGAAAAAGTGTCTTtagaaattatattatcatgATGATTGCATTGTCAGGTGTATTAGTAGTCTCCTATACAAAAGCAACTTGCGATTTATTGGCAGGTAAATTATCCATCAATAAAGAAACAGGTGAATTGAATGATCCATTCTTATTCGATAGATTGAAAGGTACATTGATTTGTGGTCTGGGTTCTTTACCAGTGGGCCCATTCGCTGTTTTGTATAACCGTTggtttaataaaaataaaagcaCTTTAGTTAAACAAGGAAATCATTTAGCTTGGATCGGTTTGATTAACATGTGTATCCTATTACCATTCTTCCCAAAATTGTCAAGCGAAACTGCATCTTTATTATACAGCGGTAAATCTTTTTGGTTACCAATATTCGCCTCAATTGTATTTGGAGCTGTCCCAcatttattatcattattattccTGAATAGAAATACTATTCCAGAATATGCACCAACTACCGCCTTAGGTGCTATCATAGTAATGGGTTTAGCTGAATGGATCTGCGAACCAAATCAAACCTACATCGTTAGATGGGAAGTCATTGGTTACCTAGCTTTGGCAATATGCTGCATTATTTTGTCAGTTTCgttttttaaattaagACATTTCCATTGA
- the TPHA0A04190 gene encoding SCO family protein (similar to Saccharomyces cerevisiae SCO2 (YBR024W) and SCO1 (YBR037C); ancestral locus Anc_3.225), whose product MFRSILKNNQGLSIINKRVTNIRNPNSFRLLSNNACHQLQNNPLDSKSNKISPNNTKTSTDDITFKSKKPLSRVPIGVDGNSGYRNGNERGNENVNGVNSGSIEFSTWKAGILFIIVGSALSYFFQKEKKRLEVEREAEANRGYGKPLIGGPFKLINSATNEEFTEKDLLNKWSLIYFGFTHCPDICPDELDKLGIWLNTLKSKHNIEIQPIFITCDPARDSPDVIKEYLKDFHEDIIGLTGDYDSIKDVCKKYRVYFSTPPGIQPTQDYLVDHSVFFYLMDPEGNFAQVLGLNSDEVTGVENIKEYVDNFVPTAERQKRDETWYAFLFK is encoded by the coding sequence ATGTTTAGAAgtattttaaaaaacaatcaagggttatcaattattaataaaagagTAACTAATATTAGGAACCCCAACAGTTTCCGATTATTAAGCAATAATGCATGCCACCAATTACAGAATAACCCATTAGATTCCAAATCCAACAAGATTTCCCCTAATAATACAAAGACATCTACTGATGACATCACATTTAAAAGTAAGAAGCCGTTAAGTAGAGTGCCGATCGGAGTTGATGGAAATAGTGGATATAGGAACGGGAATGAAAGGGGAAACGAGAATGTGAACGGGGTCAATTCCGGATCAATCGAATTCTCTACGTGGAAAGCaggtattttatttataattgttGGGTCAGCATTAAGTtattttttccaaaaagagaagaaaagaTTAGAAGTCGAAAGAGAAGCAGAGGCAAATAGGGGGTATGGTAAACCATTAATTGGAGGACCATTCaaattaatcaatagtGCAACCAATGAAGAGTTTACGGAGAAAGATTTGTTGAATAAATGGtcattgatttattttggATTCACCCATTGTCCCGATATTTGTCCTGATGAATTAGATAAATTGGGGATTTGGTTAAATACATTAAAATCAAAGCACAATATTGAGATTCAAccaatttttattacttGTGACCCCGCAAGAGATTCTCCCGACgttataaaagaatatttaaaggaCTTCCATGAAGATATAATCGGGTTAACTGGTGACTACGATTCCATTAAGGATGTCTGTAAAAAATACAGAGTGTACTTTTCAACCCCACCTGGCATTCAACCCACTCAAGATTATTTAGTCGATCACTCTGTATTTTTCTATCTAATGGACCCTGAAGGTAATTTTGCACAAGTATTAGGCTTAAATAGCGACGAAGTCACAGGGGTAGAAAACATTAAAGAATATGTAGACAATTTTGTCCCAACTGCAGAAAGACAAAAAAGAGATGAAACATGGTACGCATTCTTATTCAAATAG